In Panicum virgatum strain AP13 chromosome 5K, P.virgatum_v5, whole genome shotgun sequence, the genomic window gcccagcggtggtggcccgtgggctgggcgacaggcccctgtcgccccccaacgggcgacaggttttttttatttccagggaccttattgcgaatttgaaaaaaaaaatcacttaaggcctgtcgtcctatgggagggcgaccggggtatatttttgaaatatttgaaaacggacatatatttttgaaattttaatttttaaaaaatataaaaatgaaaaaatttcaTGTGCGGGGCAGCGAAAGGCTTCAGGCAGCAGGCCGGCAAGCCCAACAGGAGCTGCACGAGCCCAAGGAGGCATTAAGCACCAGCACGGCAGCACAGCTTGGTTGCTTGCCCCGTGAGCTATTAATTCCACTCTCTTTTATTTAATTCCTGCTCTAGTGCTTAAGTTAATTAATCAGAGTTTGTTTTGCTAATCGTTGTTAGCTTTTGCTTGCTTAAGAGACTTGGGTTGATGAGTGCTTATTATTAATTGTTGCTTGCCGACTTGCTTATATGCTTTGTTAAATCATTTGCTGTTAGTCTTTGCATGCTTGCTTGTTGTCACTCATACTTGTTAGTTTTTGCATGCTTAACCAAGTAAGCTTTAGTTGGTCTTGCATTTGACTAGCTCTAGTATTTTTGATGAGTTCCATGATCGGCCTTTTCGACAAGCTTTGTTTCCACTTGATTTTGAGCGTTGCTAATCATTGTTGAATCGTTGCATGCCCATTAAAGTAAGCTCTTGTGCGAGCGTGTGTGTGAAAAGCTTTTGCGACACTTGGTAATCGTTGCGTCCGCTTTGAGTTGTGCCTTGCCCCAGTAGATTGCTTTTTGCGTGCTTCCGCTTTGCGTTGAGTTTTGCCGAACCGTTTATAGGGTGAGCACGTCACGAGTTGGCCTGTGTCACTTTGGCGGTTAGAAGAGAGGGACGTGTTGATTTGAACTGGGACATAGGCCTTGTTATCATCAAAGAGAATTTTTAAGGGCTCCTATTCACTTCCTCTTTGGTCGTCCGTTCCGGTCCTTAGTAACAATCTGTTCACTTTTCCTTAGGGATAAAATTATCCAGCGCCATAGCCACGtactaagcaaagcaaatacaaAATAACAGGTCAAGAAAAGCGCATGCCTTTACCCCCTTCAAGAAataaggaagaaagatctctcCCAACTCGATGGCCACCCAGCAACGCCTCATAGGCAAAAGCACCAGGAAACCCATCCGTTTGTGCATCATTGGCCTTTGCAGAAAGACTACAGGTCCACGCCAATGCTTCATTCCCTTTCATAGCTTTCAAGCTTTCGTGAAAAGCACAAGGAACAAATAAATCAAAGCATGAGCGCCGTGATAGCTCGTGGAAACCATCATCACAGTTATCTCCATAATTAACCGAAGGCGAGCACCATCATAATGAGCATCTCCAAAGCAAATGAAGTGAGATAGATTCTTTCTTCACACGATTCGCAAAGCCAAAGAGAGCATCATTTCATACAGTAGTTACAAATTTCAATGCATAGATCTTGTTCCGTACAAACATATTTATAAATCAAACCAAAGTGTGTACATAATTTAACAAGTGCATCAACTCGAGTGCCTGGAAAGGCAGAACAGCAGTAACCTTCAGAGAAGTGCAATGATTTTCGGGGTGTGTCCACAAAAGGAAGCTTGATCACTGCATAGGTGGAGTTCCAAGTCACAATTGGAAAAAGGGTAAGCCAGACAGCATGATGCACCATCCAAAGCTTTGCAGCACGATCGAACCACACCATGAGGGGGGCAGGGCAAGCAAGAACATATCAGAAGTAAGCATCAGAATCCCACAGACAGTCTTTTGAGGCCTGCTGAAAGTAGCAAAAGCAGGATGCCTTCCTTCTCTTCCACACCCAAAAAAAGTGGAATCCAGTAACAATGATGACAATGACCTAGATTAATTCCATATAGATAAGCTGCATCGATGTTGAAGATTTTATTTATATGGAGCTTTACCGCGACCATTATATCACTGGCAACTTCTAAGCATTGAAACCCACCACGCCAAGTTTCTCTGCCTCCACCTTGAGAAACTTCAGGTATCTAACAGCTTCCTCCAGGACATCAGGAGCATCAAGTTGGTCTCCACCAGGGATTATTCCCCTAAGAACTGTGACCACCTTCCTGATCTCCTTGTGAGTAATATTTTCCATGGATCCATTGAAATCTGATCCATTTCCAGAAAAATGCCTCATTTTCTTAAACCTGGGTGGTGAAGATGATTCACAGGGGCTAAGTTCCAAGGGGTCAGGAGAACGCCCGGTACTCATGACATCATCTTCATCACTGTCTTCATCAGATTCAGAGCTCAGCAGTGCATTGATCTCTTCTGTATCCTCCTTGAAAGATGAGGCATGCTGTTCAAGATTGCCATCGTCTTGGTCTGAACTTCTGCAAATCACCTCACCCCGGCACGGGAATGCATTGATGTTTATGGGATTCAGCTTATTCACCAAGGCAGGATGATACAC contains:
- the LOC120707487 gene encoding transcription factor bHLH144-like, with product MQRDPTAFVGNPSFAYGYEADGCSANGPLGGQCNYRVPVSPALGVPSGMTSPKIRSQLGAFEFQPSKVCPRNFIIFDHTDDKGRIVYHPALVNKLNPININAFPCRGEVICRSSDQDDGNLEQHASSFKEDTEEINALLSSESDEDSDEDDVMSTGRSPDPLELSPCESSSPPRFKKMRHFSGNGSDFNGSMENITHKEIRKVVTVLRGIIPGGDQLDAPDVLEEAVRYLKFLKVEAEKLGVVGFNA